A genomic stretch from Hymenobacter psoromatis includes:
- a CDS encoding rod shape-determining protein, with protein MGFFNFLTSDIAIDLGTANTLIIHNDKIVVDEPSIIAKDRTTNKVIAVGTKAQQMHEKTHDNIKTIRPLKDGVIADFHAAEEMIKGLIRLIDTRKRLFQPSHRMVICIPSGITEVEKRAVRDSAEHAGAKEVWMIQEPMAAAIGIGIDVEQPIGSMIIDIGGGTTEIAVIALSGIVCDQSIKTAGDVFNQDILDYMRRQHNLLIGERSAERIKIEVGAALTELDVTPPDYEVRGRDLMTGIPKVIKVTSSEIAIALDKSVAKIEEAVLKALEISPPELSADIYENGIHLTGGGALLRGLDKRLAAKTKLPIHIAEDPLRAVVRGTGKAIKDIQAYRGVLLT; from the coding sequence ATGGGGTTCTTCAATTTTTTGACCAGCGACATTGCCATTGACCTGGGCACTGCCAATACGTTAATCATTCATAATGACAAGATTGTGGTGGACGAGCCGAGCATTATCGCCAAGGACCGCACCACCAACAAAGTCATCGCGGTGGGCACCAAGGCCCAGCAGATGCACGAAAAAACGCACGATAATATCAAGACCATCCGGCCGCTAAAGGACGGCGTAATCGCCGATTTCCACGCGGCGGAGGAGATGATAAAGGGCCTCATCCGGCTCATCGACACGCGCAAGCGGCTGTTTCAGCCCTCGCACCGCATGGTTATCTGCATTCCGAGCGGCATTACGGAGGTCGAGAAGCGCGCCGTGCGCGACTCGGCCGAGCACGCTGGGGCCAAGGAAGTCTGGATGATTCAGGAGCCAATGGCGGCGGCCATCGGCATTGGAATCGACGTGGAGCAACCCATCGGCTCGATGATAATCGACATCGGGGGCGGCACCACCGAGATTGCCGTCATTGCCCTGTCGGGCATCGTGTGCGACCAATCGATTAAGACGGCCGGCGACGTTTTCAACCAGGATATTCTGGATTATATGCGCCGGCAGCACAATTTGCTGATTGGCGAGCGCTCGGCCGAGCGCATTAAAATTGAGGTGGGCGCGGCCCTGACCGAGCTCGATGTGACGCCGCCCGACTACGAGGTGCGCGGCCGCGATTTGATGACGGGTATTCCGAAAGTGATAAAAGTCACGTCGTCGGAAATCGCTATCGCGCTCGATAAATCGGTGGCCAAAATTGAGGAAGCCGTGCTCAAGGCGCTGGAAATCAGTCCGCCCGAGCTGTCGGCCGACATCTACGAAAACGGCATTCACCTCACCGGCGGCGGTGCGCTGTTGCGCGGCCTCGACAAGCGTCTGGCCGCCAAAACCAAGCTGCCCATCCACATTGCCGAAGACCCGCTGCGCGCCGTGGTACGCGGCACCGGCAAGGCCATCAAGGACATTCAAGCCTACCGGGGCGTACTACTGACGTAG